The genomic window AGCAAAACTTTTTCTCCGGCATCTTTGCCCTTATGAAAAAGTTCGATGTATTTATTAGCACTATTAAAATGCAAGCGGCAAAGCGGTTTACGGTTATTATCGTCTAGCAACACTCCGAAATAAGATTGCGTATCTCTAGCCGCAATGCGATCTGATGTAAGTTTCTCACGCAAAATCGCCTTTACAATTTGGAAAGCTTCTAATTCTTCGTCGGTGGTAATTACTTTTGGCGTATCGTTGTTATCATCTATAGAATTAACTGTCTGTTCTTCAGTTTTACTTTCAATGTTTTCATTGATGTGTAGGGCCGATTTTAAACGATGGCTAATAGACTCGTTAATAGAGATGGCCAGTGCTTTTTTAGCATATTCTTTAAAAGCAACCATTCTGCTGGCAATTAAAGGTTTATCGAAAAAACGGCTCACCAATAACTTAACCAATTCATCAGAAGGCTGTTCAATTTCTTTTTCGAACTCTTTTCTAATGGCCTTGATGTACTTTAACGCTTCGGCAGAATCTAAAATGGTCTCCAGATGGTAACCTTGTTTGGTAAAGCTTTCTAAAACTTTAATGGCATTGTCTTTCAAATCTTCTATATTAATGGTCAAGAACGGCTTCTCGTCCATAATATTAGGTTGCTCTAAATCGGTGTAGAAATTATAAATCACACCATTTGTGAGCACACCAAAACGGGCTTTAGATACATGGAAATAACGATGTAATTGAGAGTTGTGGGCGTCTGCATTTTCTTTCCAATGCTTACATTCGATGATGAGGATGGGTTCGTTATCTCTTTTAATGATGTAATCTACTTTTTCGCCCTTTTTGGTGCCAATATCACAAATATGTTCGGGTATAACCTCTGTTGGATTAAAAATATCGTAGCCTAAAATTTGAATAAAAGGCATTACGAAGGCATTTTTTGTGGCTTCCTCGGTGTTAATCTGTTCTTTCAAATGAACTACCCTTTGATGAAGCTGCTCTAGCTTTAATTTTAAATCCATGTGTTTATCGGTTGGTACTCCCAAAAGTACTAAGCCGATTTTGCATCATTTTACGGGAAACCGTAAAGGGCTAAAAAAAGTTTTTATTGATTTAGGGATGAGGTATCAGGTATCAGTTGTTAGGTATTAGTGGTCAGTTGGGCTTTTATCATTCCATCATCTAATTATCAAATCAACGCCGTTAAATAATTTTCTTATCCTTACAGTAGGCAATTAGCTGCTCATTACTAAAGATATTAAGTTTGGTTTTGATGGTGCTTAAACGTTTTTCGACACTGCTTAAACCAGAGGGTTTAATATTTTTTTGTTGCAGGTAATGCGGAATATTTTTTTGGGGTACGCCCTGCGAGAGTAAGAAAACCAATTCGGTATCAAATTCATTAAATTGATGATGCTTTTCTTCGAAGTCTTTTTTGAGGTTTGCCGAAAAATGTTTTTTACCGTGGTAAGTATGTTGAATGGCATCTCTAAGGTCTTGTGCATCTCGGCGAGCTTTCGGCACAAATGCATCTATATTTAATTCATCAAAAAGAGACTGCGCTACAGAGGCTCTGTTTTCGATAGAAAATATCAAGACTTTTAAATTGGGCTGTATTTTTCTTGCTGCAGCAATTAAGGCCTGCCCCGTGGTAATTTGTTGGCCTGGCATATCTTCTTCAAAAGACAGATCGGTAATGAGCAGTTCGTAAGGTTCGCCATCGTTAATGGCTTTTTCTATACGTTTAATTGCATCGTCGCAGTAATAAACATAATTTCTGCTATCGTGAGGTATTTTGAGCTCTTCCAATGTTCTTTGTATAGAGTAATTGATGGTTTCGTGATCTTCTGCAATTAATACTTTTTTAAACATAAGGTAGTTTTTTAGGAAATAGGGAAAGAAATTTTAATCTCCAACCCAGTTTCAGTTAATGTTTCAAAAGTAATTGACCCCGAAATATTTTTAATACGGTTTCCCGTATTTGTCAATCCATTTTTAAATTGAGCGCTTTTAGGAATACCAACACCGTTATCTTTATAGTATATCTTAATTTCTTGGTTATTGTGCTCAAATGAAACTGACACTTGGGTTGCGCCACTATGTTTCGCCATGTTTACCATTAATTCTTGCAAAATATGTTCTATTTCAAATTGTACTTTTGCAGTTGTTTTCTCCCACAATTGTTTGGTATTGCCATTAATTTTTGCGGTAACAACTGGTGATGAGAAGGAATTAATCAAGTTTTTTACTTTTTTATGGAAATCGATCAATATCGTTGGTGTCTGATCGTATGAAATATCCCTAGATTTCTCATACATATCTTCTATTTTATCCAATATTGCTTCTTTATCTATTTCATCTTGATTTTCGATTTCGATCATTACCCTATAAAGACCATTGGCAACCACATCATGTACTTTTTTAGAAGTTTTAAGTTGATTTTCTTTAATTGCTTTTTCTGCAATTAGCTTAATGTGCTGTTGGCGTTTTTTATACCAAAATAATCCTGTAGCTAAAATTAAAATAGCAATGATAGTAATAATGATGATCTGGTAAGTTTTTTCGGTATTCTTTTTCTGTAAGACTAAATTATCTGCTTTATGTTTTTCGGTTTCAAACTTAATGAGTGCAAAACGGTTTTTAGCAAGGTTTCTAGCTGTTTGTAAACTGTCGTCTAGTTTAAGGTAACGATCAAAGTAAGCATCTCTATTTGGTTTAGGGCTAAATTTGATGAGCTTTTGCAGGGCGAATAGCTGGTCATCGGCACTATTTAATTGCTGTGCATTGGCTAACATTTTCTTAGCGTAGTACAGCGCAGAATCGGGTTGATATTTGGCATAGTAATCGGCAATGTAATGATAGCTAGAATTTAAGCCCCATAAGTCTTGTTCTTTTTGACGTATGCTTAAGGCTATTTTTAGTTCGGGCAATGGATTGTAACCTAGATTTAGGTGCCATTTTGTGACCGCTACATTAGATAATATCATTGCATAAGTTATCTTATCTCTTTTACTTTTTTGTAATAATCTGTTATAAATAGCTAAGGCGTTTTTATATTGTTTTGATCCTTGATAGGCATTTGCTTTGTTGTTTAGGTAAAGTAAAATTGAGCTGGAATCTGTAGCGAATTTAATTGCTAGATCATAAAATTTAATAGCGTTATCATAATTTCTGAGACGTTCATTGGCAATAGCCAGATTGTTGTAGTTGGAGTGGAGGTAGGGATAATCTTCTTTTTTCTCTTCATTTAGATAGGATAGTGCTTCGAGAGAGAGTTCTTGTCCGCCAAAGTAATCTCCTATGTTAGTAGAGATGATTGCCGAGTTTACCAAACAGTTGGCTACGCCGATACTATCTCTGCGTTGAAGAAAAATTTCTTTTGCTTTTTCAAAGAAGATAAATGCACTGTCTGGTTTTTGAGTATCTCTGTAGGTATAAGCTTGGTCGTGAAAAGGATTTGCGTCTTTATCTCTCTTATTGTTCTGCTGGTTTGCAGAGCACGAAAGTAAAAAAAGACTAATAAAAAGTAGGTAGAGGCGTGTCACAGCTTTGAATTTACCCAAAACTACAAAAAACAATGTAAACAAAAATAGAGTAACTATATTTTAGAATCTAAGAAGCAAGGTGCCTAGCACCTTGCTTGAGGTTAAATTATGGTTTTGGTGGTGGGTTTTGTCCAGAACCACCACCTGGATTAGCCGGACCTGGGCCATCAACGCTGGTGTCGCCGCCGTCACCATTAGGATCTGTATTTGGGTCGCCATCTTCGCCATTGCTTTGGCTTACATAAATGGTACCTCCGGTATTGCAATTTGAAGATTGACTTGAAGGAGAAATTAATCCCATAAGGATTGCAATAAAAATTGGAATAAACATTTTGTCAAAAATTTAAAAGTTGAATAATTGCAGTTCTGAGCGAACCGTTCGCTCGGTTTACTGTGATTTATTCAGAAGGCCTTCTGAAATTTTTGGGAAGTGTTTCGAGTTTCAACCGTGGGAACTTATAAAGCTTCCCAGTCCAATATTTCGCTACCGCGATATCCACTCATTTTTTTAAAACCAGATTTCGTGTTTGTTTTTTGTGACTGATTTCGAAAGCAAAGATGTGGGCTTGAAATAGCTTTAAAGAAGGAATTCCAATGATTCCAATGAGATTCCAATTAGTATTGTAGTATTCCAAAAATTCCGTTTATTTTCGCTTAAATCTTTTAGGAATGCTCGAACAACGGAAAGAAAAAGTAACAACCACCTACCAGCGATTAAAAAAATCAGGAAAATTATCAGCTAACTTATTACATCCAACTACGGCCAATTTGCGAAACGAATGTGTCATTGTTTTTTCGAAATGTCCTGATGAAAGAATAAGAAGTATCTTAAAAGGATTTGGCGTGGAGATTTCTATTGCAGCTGATATTAGAAATATTGACCCCGATAAGTTTAGACCGTTAAGGAAATTTATATTAGAAGAAATCGAAAATCCCAATATCCAAACTGTTGAGTTGCTAGCTTGGTTGTTAAAATTTTACGACGCAGAAATACAGCCAATTACTAATCCTATAAAGACGCCAATTTATAAGCAGAAGTATTTCCAAATTGTTGCTGTTTTGTTATTATTAATTGCCATATATGTGGTTTGGCCAAGGCCTAAATGTATGTATTGGGATGGATCAGCTTATCAGCAAAAAGATTGTAACCAGGCTGCTGAGGAAGAGTTAAAGGCTGTTCGCTTAGACGACAGCAAATTGAAGCGCTTTAAGAGAATAACCAGACCAGATACCATCAACTATAAGGATATTGGTAGAGTTTGGTATATGAAGATAGATACAGTACCAGATTTTTTTACAGATAGTGGAATGCATCCAGTGGATGAGGAGAAACAATTAAAGCCTATTACAAAATACATTATTGATAAGTATATTTTGAAGAAAAAAGATACAACAGTTGTTGGGGGGTAGAATAAATATTTTTGAAAAATTAACAGGTAACGTCGGCGAGGGCGCCAACCTTGGATAGGCTTTCGCTGGCATCCTCGCCAACAAACAAGTGTAAAGAATAGCGATTAGAATGCTTATTAATGAAAAACCCTTCCCGAAAACATCATTGCTTCGTTCCATTTTTCCATATCCAAATTCAGCTGAACACCTTTTGAATTTAAGTAACTAATTACATTTTCTGTAGAGATATTGCCTGTTAAATCATCTGCAGCCATTGGGCAACCGCCAAAACCTTTTAAAGCGCTATCCATACGGGTGCAACCTGCGGCAAGGGCAGCTTCAATTTTTTCTAGGCGTTGCTGCGGTGTACTGTGTAAATGCAACCCGAACTCGATATCTGGAAAAGCCTGTACTAGGGGAGGAAAGATCTCCATTATTTTATCTGGAGTAGAAACGCCAACGGTATCAGCTACAGAAATGATTTTCACGCCTTTTTTTACCAATTCATTTGCCCAGTGCGAAACAATAGCTGTATTCCACTCATCGCCATAAGGATTACCAAAACCCATAGAAAGATAAACTACCACTTGCTTATTATGCTTTTCGCAAAGGTTCAGTATTTCTTCTACGGTGTGTAAAGATTGCGCAATGCTAGCATTGGTATTACGCTGCTGAAAAGTCTCCGAAATAGAAAAGGGGAAACCTAAATAAGTAATTTCCGGATGTTTCACTGCATTTTCAACACCTTTCAAATTAGCGACAATAGCCAGTAATTTGGTAGTGCCAGACAAATCTAAACCAGCCAAAACTTCTTCGGTATCTCGCATTTGCGGAATGGCTTTTGGCGAAACAAAACTACCAAAATCTAAAGTGTCAAAACCAACTTTAAGCAAGAGGTTTAAGTATTCTATTTTGAGATCTGTAGGTACAAAATCATGTAAACCCTGCATGGCATCACGAGGGCACTCTACCAATTTAATTGGATTGTTAAAGTTTTCTGTTTTTATAGGCATCATAATCAGTTAATGCTGCGGTATAAGTGCCTTTCATGTAAGGCGATGAAATTAAGAAATCTGCAGTAGCTACATCGCAAGCCATCGGAATATTCCAAACAATGCCTACACGTAGCAAAGCTTTCACATCTGGGTCGTGTGGTTGCGCCTCCATGGGGTCCCAGAAGAAAATTAGTACATCAATTTCCGATTGTGCAATTAGGGCTCCAATCTGTTGGTCGCCGCCTAATGGGCCACTCAATAGTTTTTTTACTGGTAAACCTAAACTTTCTTCTAATAACCTACCAGTTGTGCCAGTGGCCAATAAGCTGTGTTGACTAAGCGCATCTTTATTTGCTATAGCCCATTTAATCAGGTCGTCTTTGCGGTGGTCGTGGGCTACTAAGGCTATGGTTTTGTTGGCATTAAGTTGCTTCTGCGTCATGTGTTTGTTTGTATTCTTTATAAGGTTTAAATGGTCTGATGATTAATCTAGTACCTCTGTCGTAGCTAAAGTAACTCCAAACCCAATTTACGAAAACTACCAATTTGTTCCTAAAGCCTACTAAGGTCATTAAATGTACGAACATCCAAGTAAACCAAGCAAATATTCCTTGAAATCTTATCTTATTGATATCTACCACCGCTCTATTTCTTCCAACCGTGGCCATTGCACCTTTATCGAAATACTTGAAAGCTTCTGTAGGTTTGTTTTCTATTAAGTTTACTAAATTTTTGGCTAGTAGTTTTCCCTGTTGTATGGCTACTGGTGCTACGCCCGGGTGTCCGTTTGGGGTATCTTCGGTAATCATTGCCGCTACATCGCCAACTGCAAAAATGTTTTGATAACTATCTACCAAATTAATTTCGTTCACTTTTAAACGATTTCCCCTCACTACAACTTCGGTATTTAAGCCTTCTAGCACTACGCCTTTTACACCTGCGCTCCAAACTACCGTGGCAGCACCAATTTTTCGGCCATCAACAAGTGAAAGTGTTTGTCCGTCGTAATTTTGCACACGGGCCTCGGTGTAAACAGTTACGCCGAGTTCTTCTAAAAATTGTTTAGCTTTTTGTTGTGCGGGTACAGACATGGCGCCCAACAGTTCGGGAGAGCCTTCAATTAAGTAAATATTAACTTTATCTAAATCTAGCTCTGGGTAATCGTTTTTTAGTACGTGCTTTTTTAAGTTCGCCAATGGCGCCGGCGGTTTCTACACCTGTTGGCCCGCCACCAACCACAACAAAATTAAGTAGCTCACTTTCTTTAAGAGGATCTTTAGCTATAATTGCCGCTTCCAAGTTTTGCAGTATTAAGCTACGCAGATTTAGTGCTTCGGGGATGGATTTCATGGGCATAGCATGCTGCGAAATTTCTGTTTGCCCAAAATAGTTACTGGTAGATCCAGTGGCGATTACAAGGTAGTCGTAATCAATATCACCAATGGTAGTTTCTAATCTGTTTTGTTCCGGAATTACTTTTTTTACTTCTGTAACGCGAAATTTTAAATTTTTCTGTCCTTTAAAAATCTTACGGATAGGGAAGGCGATAGAATCTGCTTCTAAGCCTCCAGTAGCTACTTGATAAAGTAAAGGCTGAAAAGTATGGTAGTTGTGCTTGTCTAAAATAAGCACATCTACATTTTTATTTTTTAGCTTTTTAGCCAATTCAATACCACCAAAACCACCGCCAACAATTACAATTTTCTTTCTGTTTTCCATACCAGATGAAGTTAAAAGTCTAAAGTTAAAAGTAAGAATAGCCTACCATTAACTTCAATTAAGCAACAGGTAAACTGCTATTTAGTTTGGTAAATATAGAGATTTAATGGTGGTTTGGTTTGTAGTTTGTTGGCTGTTTGGTTTTATTGCTAGAATGTGGAATTAGTTTGACAGAAGGTTTGATTTGGAAAGCTTCAGTAGTGCTTATCGGTTACGATAGTCCTGCTTTTTGCTGCAATCTTTTTGTTTAAGATAGGGGTGCCCAACCTGGTAGGTTTCGAAAGCCTATCAGGTTTATTTATAGATAGTGCACCAAAAAGTATTTCCGCTGCTATCAGGTTTAGATAACTTACACCTGTGCACAACATTTGCATTTTAAACCCGATAGTAGCGAACACGTAGCGGCAAACCTGTGTGTTTGCCCGAAGTAAAGCGAATAGCGGGAGTGACATTGTTTATTGCAGTGATTTGCTTTTCTAATCACTTTCTACATTATTTCTCTCAAAAAAAAAGTCCCGATTTGCATCGGGACTTAAGATTTATGATTTGGTTTTGAAAATCTATTTTACTGCTTTTTCGTCTTTCGATAAATCGATTACGATTGGCGTAGAGATACATAATGATGAATAAGTACCGATGATACGACC from Pedobacter sp. SL55 includes these protein-coding regions:
- a CDS encoding type I restriction endonuclease, which codes for MDLKLKLEQLHQRVVHLKEQINTEEATKNAFVMPFIQILGYDIFNPTEVIPEHICDIGTKKGEKVDYIIKRDNEPILIIECKHWKENADAHNSQLHRYFHVSKARFGVLTNGVIYNFYTDLEQPNIMDEKPFLTINIEDLKDNAIKVLESFTKQGYHLETILDSAEALKYIKAIRKEFEKEIEQPSDELVKLLVSRFFDKPLIASRMVAFKEYAKKALAISINESISHRLKSALHINENIESKTEEQTVNSIDDNNDTPKVITTDEELEAFQIVKAILREKLTSDRIAARDTQSYFGVLLDDNNRKPLCRLHFNSANKYIELFHKGKDAGEKVLLNSLDEIYGFREQLHGAVERY
- a CDS encoding response regulator, which produces MFKKVLIAEDHETINYSIQRTLEELKIPHDSRNYVYYCDDAIKRIEKAINDGEPYELLITDLSFEEDMPGQQITTGQALIAAARKIQPNLKVLIFSIENRASVAQSLFDELNIDAFVPKARRDAQDLRDAIQHTYHGKKHFSANLKKDFEEKHHQFNEFDTELVFLLSQGVPQKNIPHYLQQKNIKPSGLSSVEKRLSTIKTKLNIFSNEQLIAYCKDKKII
- a CDS encoding tetratricopeptide repeat-containing sensor histidine kinase — protein: MTRLYLLFISLFLLSCSANQQNNKRDKDANPFHDQAYTYRDTQKPDSAFIFFEKAKEIFLQRRDSIGVANCLVNSAIISTNIGDYFGGQELSLEALSYLNEEKKEDYPYLHSNYNNLAIANERLRNYDNAIKFYDLAIKFATDSSSILLYLNNKANAYQGSKQYKNALAIYNRLLQKSKRDKITYAMILSNVAVTKWHLNLGYNPLPELKIALSIRQKEQDLWGLNSSYHYIADYYAKYQPDSALYYAKKMLANAQQLNSADDQLFALQKLIKFSPKPNRDAYFDRYLKLDDSLQTARNLAKNRFALIKFETEKHKADNLVLQKKNTEKTYQIIIITIIAILILATGLFWYKKRQQHIKLIAEKAIKENQLKTSKKVHDVVANGLYRVMIEIENQDEIDKEAILDKIEDMYEKSRDISYDQTPTILIDFHKKVKNLINSFSSPVVTAKINGNTKQLWEKTTAKVQFEIEHILQELMVNMAKHSGATQVSVSFEHNNQEIKIYYKDNGVGIPKSAQFKNGLTNTGNRIKNISGSITFETLTETGLEIKISFPIS
- a CDS encoding hydroxymethylglutaryl-CoA lyase gives rise to the protein MMPIKTENFNNPIKLVECPRDAMQGLHDFVPTDLKIEYLNLLLKVGFDTLDFGSFVSPKAIPQMRDTEEVLAGLDLSGTTKLLAIVANLKGVENAVKHPEITYLGFPFSISETFQQRNTNASIAQSLHTVEEILNLCEKHNKQVVVYLSMGFGNPYGDEWNTAIVSHWANELVKKGVKIISVADTVGVSTPDKIMEIFPPLVQAFPDIEFGLHLHSTPQQRLEKIEAALAAGCTRMDSALKGFGGCPMAADDLTGNISTENVISYLNSKGVQLNLDMEKWNEAMMFSGRVFH
- a CDS encoding methylglyoxal synthase; the protein is MTQKQLNANKTIALVAHDHRKDDLIKWAIANKDALSQHSLLATGTTGRLLEESLGLPVKKLLSGPLGGDQQIGALIAQSEIDVLIFFWDPMEAQPHDPDVKALLRVGIVWNIPMACDVATADFLISSPYMKGTYTAALTDYDAYKNRKL